Proteins encoded in a region of the Panicum hallii strain FIL2 chromosome 3, PHallii_v3.1, whole genome shotgun sequence genome:
- the LOC112888104 gene encoding transcription factor JAMYB-like, whose product MAEPQRSRSRACSPGAPVELDDDHGQPGGAAQEEEQLELRRGPWTVDEDLTLVNYIADHGDGRWNSLARAAGLKRTGKSCRLRWLNYLRPDVKRGNFTADEQLLILDLHTRWGNRWSKIAQHLPGRTDNEIKNYWRTRVQKHAKQLNCDANSKRFKDAMRYLWMPHLVDADDHRRRVLHAQQQHAADVAAAAHGLSAGMVITSSSDSFATTAESYDDVGGLYANLHAGEMAVVGGGGCWAAHEANHQGLWPAAADQSAAVAQAAGGGQFQDPELSGWVQGFSEGMITENFWALEDIWKIQ is encoded by the exons ATGGCCGAACCCCAGAGAAGCAGGAGCAGGGCGTGCTCCCCGGGCGCTCCTGTTGAGCTCGACGACGACCACGGCCAGCCCGGAGGggcggcgcaggaggaggagcagctGGAGCTCCGGCGTGGCCCGTGGACCGTCGACGAGGACCTCACCCTCGTCAACTACATCGCCGACCACGGCGACGGCCGCTGGAACTccctcgcccgcgccgccg GGCTGAAGCGGACGGGCAAGAGCTGCCGGCTGCGGTGGCTGAACTACCTCCGGCCCGACGTGAAGCGCGGCAACTTCACCGCCGACGAGCAGCTGCTCATCCTCGACCTCCACACCCGCTGGGGCAACCG GTGGTCGAAGATCGCGCAGCACCTGCCGGGTAGGACGGACAACGAGATCAAGAACTACTGGAGGACCCGGGTGCAGAAGCACGCCAAGCAGCTCAACTGCGACGCCAACAGCAAGCGCTTCAAGGACGCCATGCGCTACCTCTGGATGCCACACCTCGTCGACGCCGacgaccaccgccgccgcgtcctccaTGCGCAGCAACAGCACGCCGccgacgtcgccgccgccgcccacggccTGTCCGCCGGGATGGTCATCACCTCGTCCTCGGACTCCTTCGCGACCACGGCGGAGTCGTACGACGACGTGGGGGGGCTCTACGCGAACCTGCACGCCGGGGAGATGGCGGTCGTGGGCGGCGGGGGCTGCTGGGCGGCGCACGAGGCGAACCACCAAGGgctgtggccggcggcggccgatcAGTCGGCTGCGGTGGCGCAggctgccggcggcggccagTTTCAGGACCCGGAGCTCAGTGGGTGGGTGCAAGGATTCTCCGAGGGCATGATTACCGAGAATTTTTGGGCCTTGGAGGACATCTGGAAGATCCAATGA